One stretch of Natronobacterium gregoryi SP2 DNA includes these proteins:
- a CDS encoding ABC transporter substrate-binding protein, which produces MDTDLSRRQVITAGGIGIASTLAGCTSRSRDQPGDGATETERTNTVSMAPMGEVDFSSPPETFVGRFGFVVDIAAALDELDSLVAMYSNYSVIGHTHFYDELETVSIDPAEIEELHTDDWDIRLERLYDLAPDFTAIDPNYLIHYTQFDEDEVDRFVGRVGPFLHNESQSERADGWPTWPDGDYPYLTLSEFTRSYGKAFRKTERAEAILELNREVRETVRDRLPPESERPTVAVGSLHDGTWHLDTFVDAPERTYGEMHYRELGARDAVAEHGRGRVQAEMELLLEIDPDVFVWRHGLFDPDGVAETLEELEDDTLGSQLSCVDSGRFYVGGSPDQGPIVNTFQTEMLAKQLYPDEFGDYPGLGDVPTDEQLFDRDRIDEIVRGEGLE; this is translated from the coding sequence CACTCTAGCAGGCTGTACCTCCAGGTCCCGAGACCAACCGGGAGACGGTGCGACCGAGACCGAGCGAACGAACACGGTCTCGATGGCCCCGATGGGCGAGGTCGACTTCTCGAGCCCACCCGAGACGTTCGTCGGTCGGTTCGGCTTCGTCGTCGATATCGCGGCAGCGCTCGACGAACTCGATTCGCTGGTCGCGATGTACAGCAATTACTCGGTGATCGGACACACACACTTCTACGACGAACTCGAGACCGTCTCGATCGATCCGGCAGAGATCGAAGAGTTGCACACGGATGACTGGGACATCCGTCTCGAGCGGCTGTACGACCTCGCCCCCGACTTCACGGCGATCGATCCGAACTACCTGATCCACTACACCCAGTTCGACGAGGACGAGGTCGATCGGTTCGTCGGACGGGTCGGCCCGTTTCTGCATAACGAAAGTCAAAGCGAACGGGCCGACGGGTGGCCGACCTGGCCCGACGGCGACTACCCGTACCTGACACTCTCCGAATTCACGAGGAGCTACGGCAAAGCCTTCCGGAAGACGGAGCGTGCCGAGGCGATCCTCGAGCTCAACAGGGAGGTCCGCGAAACGGTCAGAGACCGCCTGCCGCCGGAGTCAGAGCGACCAACCGTCGCGGTCGGCTCTCTCCACGACGGCACCTGGCACCTCGATACGTTCGTCGATGCACCCGAACGGACCTACGGCGAGATGCACTATCGAGAGCTCGGTGCTCGAGACGCTGTCGCCGAACACGGCAGGGGTCGCGTCCAAGCCGAGATGGAACTGCTGCTCGAGATCGACCCCGACGTCTTCGTCTGGCGACACGGCCTGTTCGATCCCGACGGCGTCGCCGAGACCCTCGAGGAACTCGAAGACGACACGCTCGGCAGCCAACTGTCGTGTGTCGACTCGGGCAGGTTCTACGTTGGCGGGAGTCCAGACCAGGGGCCGATCGTGAACACGTTCCAGACGGAGATGCTCGCAAAACAGCTCTACCCCGACGAGTTCGGCGACTACCCTGGACTCGGTGACGTGCCGACCGACGAACAGTTGTTCGACCGCGACCGGATCGACGAGATCGTTCGTGGGGAGGGGCTCGAATGA
- a CDS encoding ester cyclase, whose amino-acid sequence MSSLEAEKELVEEFVLAAFEKDDRTTVRRMLASDALVHTPNVSRTGLDADAFETQVLEAFHDAFPDLSVAIESLIAEGTTVICRFTMTGTHAGVFRGVEPSGSTVVVTGVLEVRLTDAGITELWQTTDGLELLGQITDYSPESAHCRREE is encoded by the coding sequence ATGAGTTCACTCGAGGCTGAAAAAGAGCTGGTCGAAGAGTTCGTCCTCGCCGCCTTCGAGAAGGACGACCGAACGACGGTCCGACGCATGCTCGCGTCGGATGCGCTCGTTCATACTCCAAACGTGTCCCGGACCGGGCTCGATGCCGACGCGTTCGAGACGCAAGTACTTGAGGCGTTCCACGACGCGTTTCCGGACCTCTCGGTGGCGATCGAATCGCTGATCGCGGAGGGAACGACGGTGATCTGTCGATTTACGATGACCGGCACGCACGCGGGCGTCTTTCGCGGAGTCGAGCCGAGTGGCTCGACAGTCGTCGTCACAGGGGTCCTCGAGGTTCGGCTCACCGATGCGGGCATCACCGAGCTCTGGCAGACGACAGACGGCCTCGAACTACTCGGACAGATTACCGACTACAGCCCCGAAAGCGCCCACTGTAGACGTGAGGAATAG
- a CDS encoding FecCD family ABC transporter permease, whose product MSEKTGQSGPRSPTATTADRQVGSGGRLEWVDGPLLSVCLASLAITVVAGAVQITFGDYSVSITEVWGIVFDPAVLASPSTLYALVFGGELAHLPTESLIVWTQRVPRVLVAVFVGMNLAISGAIFQAVTRNELASPYILGVSSGAGLAVLLTLVVFGGLAAYLPLFAALGGAFAFLLVYAIAWNGGTSPVRLVLAGVIVSTVFGSVQTGLYFFVDDLGTVQEALAWTTGTLSGAGWSEIRLIVPWTVLTVSLSIVGARQLNVLLLGERTARSLGMSVERARFSLSAVAIVAASASVAVSGIIGFVGLIVPHMVRTIVGSDYRPLIVGCLFVGPALLVVADVCARLAISGSQLPVGILTGLIGGPYFLYLMKRKQHLGEL is encoded by the coding sequence ATGAGTGAGAAGACAGGACAGTCTGGGCCTCGGTCTCCGACCGCCACGACCGCCGACCGACAGGTGGGTTCGGGCGGTCGCCTCGAGTGGGTCGACGGGCCGTTACTCTCGGTGTGTCTGGCGAGTCTCGCGATTACCGTGGTCGCGGGTGCAGTGCAGATCACCTTCGGGGACTACTCCGTCTCGATTACGGAGGTCTGGGGAATCGTCTTCGATCCGGCGGTACTCGCGAGTCCGTCGACGCTGTACGCGCTCGTGTTCGGCGGCGAGTTGGCACACCTGCCGACGGAGTCGCTGATCGTCTGGACCCAGCGGGTGCCGCGCGTGCTCGTGGCGGTTTTCGTCGGGATGAACCTCGCCATCTCGGGTGCGATCTTCCAGGCGGTGACGCGGAACGAGCTCGCGAGCCCATACATTCTCGGGGTGTCCTCGGGTGCCGGGCTCGCAGTGTTGCTCACGCTCGTCGTCTTCGGCGGGCTGGCCGCGTACCTCCCGCTTTTCGCTGCACTCGGCGGCGCGTTCGCGTTCCTGCTGGTCTACGCGATCGCCTGGAACGGCGGGACGAGTCCGGTTCGACTCGTCCTGGCCGGCGTGATCGTCAGCACGGTTTTCGGCTCGGTACAGACCGGCCTCTACTTCTTCGTCGACGATCTGGGCACCGTCCAGGAAGCACTCGCCTGGACGACGGGCACGTTGAGCGGGGCGGGCTGGAGCGAGATCCGACTCATCGTTCCCTGGACGGTGCTCACCGTGTCCCTCTCGATCGTCGGCGCTCGCCAACTCAACGTCCTGTTGCTCGGCGAGCGGACTGCACGATCGCTCGGAATGTCCGTCGAACGGGCACGGTTTAGCCTCTCGGCGGTCGCTATCGTCGCGGCGAGTGCGAGCGTTGCCGTCAGCGGGATCATCGGCTTCGTCGGGCTCATCGTCCCTCACATGGTCCGGACGATCGTCGGCAGCGATTACAGACCCCTCATCGTCGGGTGTCTGTTCGTCGGGCCCGCGTTGCTCGTCGTCGCCGACGTCTGTGCCAGACTCGCGATCAGCGGCTCACAGCTCCCCGTTGGAATCCTCACCGGCCTCATCGGCGGCCCATACTTCCTCTATCTGATGAAACGCAAACAGCACCTCGGAGAACTATGA
- a CDS encoding FAD-dependent oxidoreductase yields MTATDSERHSTDSTDHDYDVLVVGGGAAGLSAAIFTARFGLETAIFACGRSAISRCAHLENYLGFPGGIDPSTFLELGREQVTHEGATVHSEMVDAIEKPDQRFRVETIDGTVARPRYVIAATVIDGDYLESLDPALYDEDTHTVDCDEGGRTEVDGLYVAGRLADATHQAIICAGDGAEAGHTLVTDVLRRRGYWDEIARQYTDWVVRERRDDDWVSRVESWIRESVPDDDAVSEERIQWVIDDVVERFENREITESERRERVERGRDLVTAHLEP; encoded by the coding sequence ATGACAGCAACCGACAGCGAACGACACAGTACCGACAGCACCGATCACGACTACGACGTGCTCGTCGTCGGCGGCGGAGCCGCCGGCCTCTCGGCAGCGATCTTTACCGCACGGTTCGGCCTCGAGACCGCGATCTTTGCGTGTGGCCGTTCGGCGATCTCGCGGTGTGCTCACCTTGAGAACTACCTCGGTTTCCCGGGCGGTATCGATCCGTCCACGTTCCTCGAGCTCGGGCGCGAGCAGGTGACACACGAGGGAGCGACGGTTCACTCCGAGATGGTCGACGCGATCGAGAAGCCCGACCAGCGGTTCCGCGTCGAGACGATCGACGGGACGGTCGCCAGACCACGGTACGTGATCGCCGCGACCGTAATCGACGGCGACTACCTCGAGTCGCTCGATCCGGCGCTGTACGACGAGGATACCCACACGGTCGACTGCGACGAGGGTGGCCGAACCGAGGTCGACGGGCTCTACGTCGCCGGACGATTGGCGGATGCGACCCACCAGGCGATCATCTGTGCCGGCGACGGCGCAGAAGCAGGTCATACCCTCGTCACCGACGTGTTACGTCGGCGGGGATACTGGGACGAGATCGCGCGCCAGTACACCGACTGGGTGGTCCGTGAACGGCGCGACGACGACTGGGTGTCTCGTGTCGAGTCGTGGATACGAGAAAGCGTGCCCGACGACGACGCCGTCTCGGAGGAACGAATCCAGTGGGTCATCGACGACGTCGTCGAGCGCTTCGAGAACAGGGAGATAACCGAATCCGAACGGCGCGAACGCGTCGAGCGCGGCCGCGACCTCGTCACCGCACACCTCGAGCCATGA
- a CDS encoding ABC transporter ATP-binding protein, which translates to MIEKRGLETRFERETVEEPGWGPVSDDDTDTGTQSGRSDHIECRDLVLEYDTSDEPVVDGETIGVPDGKVTALVGPNGSGKSTLLRGVARELEPADGQVVLDGTDIEHYSRKALARELGLLSQHNVVPESLTVEDLVRHGRYPHRRLFDTMSDSDWRAVDRAIDTVGIDHLRDRDVGSLSGGQTQLAWIAMVLAQEPRAMLLDEPTTYLDLRHQVRLLEVIRSLSEDVDMTVVVVLHDISQAVRVCDHLVALADGAVYDSGPPAEVVTEEFMAEVFGVDAHVEPGPAGLQIHPIGESEQTAGEDG; encoded by the coding sequence ATGATCGAGAAACGCGGCCTCGAGACTCGTTTCGAGCGTGAGACCGTTGAGGAACCTGGCTGGGGTCCGGTCTCGGACGACGACACGGACACGGGCACCCAAAGCGGACGGAGCGATCACATCGAGTGTCGGGACCTCGTCCTCGAGTACGACACGAGTGACGAACCGGTCGTCGACGGTGAGACGATCGGCGTGCCCGACGGGAAGGTGACGGCACTCGTCGGGCCCAACGGTAGCGGCAAGAGCACGCTCCTGAGAGGTGTCGCACGCGAACTCGAGCCGGCCGACGGTCAGGTCGTCCTCGATGGGACGGACATCGAGCACTATTCGCGAAAAGCGTTGGCTCGTGAGTTGGGGTTGCTCTCCCAGCACAACGTCGTCCCCGAGTCACTGACCGTCGAAGACCTCGTCAGACACGGCCGGTATCCACACCGTCGGCTGTTCGATACCATGTCTGACAGCGACTGGCGGGCTGTCGACCGGGCGATCGACACGGTCGGAATCGACCACCTCCGCGATCGCGATGTCGGATCGCTCTCGGGCGGACAGACGCAACTGGCCTGGATCGCGATGGTCCTCGCACAGGAACCTCGGGCAATGTTACTCGACGAACCGACGACCTACCTCGACTTGCGCCACCAAGTTCGGCTCCTCGAGGTAATCCGGTCGCTGAGCGAGGACGTGGACATGACTGTCGTCGTGGTTCTGCACGATATCTCACAGGCGGTCCGGGTCTGTGACCACCTCGTTGCACTCGCGGACGGAGCTGTCTACGACAGCGGACCGCCGGCGGAGGTCGTCACAGAGGAGTTTATGGCCGAAGTATTCGGCGTCGACGCCCACGTCGAGCCTGGGCCTGCTGGCCTCCAGATACACCCGATAGGAGAGAGCGAACAAACAGCAGGCGAAGACGGGTGA
- a CDS encoding response regulator, producing the protein MTDTDAIHPEPAQLLLVEDNPGDVRLTEEAFGQGRSENDLHVVSDGGEALDFLTRQDEYADAPRPDLILLDLNLPRTGGEEVLKELKDDPELRPIPVIVLTSSQTEEDITRSYERHANAFLTKPVDPDEFIETIRAFETFWCTVVHLPPEVDET; encoded by the coding sequence ATGACCGACACAGATGCAATCCACCCCGAGCCGGCACAACTCCTGTTAGTCGAAGATAACCCGGGTGATGTCCGTCTGACCGAGGAAGCGTTCGGACAGGGGCGGAGCGAGAACGACCTCCACGTCGTTTCGGACGGTGGCGAAGCCCTCGACTTCCTTACTCGGCAAGACGAGTACGCGGACGCGCCGCGACCGGACCTGATTCTGCTCGATCTCAACCTGCCCCGGACGGGCGGCGAGGAAGTTCTCAAAGAACTCAAAGACGATCCCGAACTTCGTCCGATCCCGGTGATCGTCCTCACCAGTTCACAGACCGAAGAGGACATCACACGATCCTACGAACGCCACGCGAACGCCTTCCTCACGAAGCCGGTCGACCCGGACGAGTTCATCGAGACGATCCGTGCCTTCGAGACGTTCTGGTGTACGGTCGTACACCTGCCGCCAGAGGTCGACGAGACATGA
- a CDS encoding bacterio-opsin activator domain-containing protein: MSDQNVPHGTNEEPETDGHADVDAETLEILLIEDNPGDARLIEEMLEGTEELAQRIDPTEETKRTPEITHETRLEDSLETVESTPVDVVLLDLNLPDSTGIETLEATGEAIDEATDATPIVVLTGVREQEVGVKALQQGAQDFLVKDEVTSELLVRTIYHAIERARQDRKRRRQRAQLESINWLNRIVHDITHAVITTETRAELEQRVCDRLVEPDAYRFAWIGGISPGSHTVVPKAAAGIERGYLENVEISMDENESTGHGPGGAAIRTGEVQVTNDIETDARFEPWREEARKRGYRSIAAIPIVHEDLVYGVLGIYASSQGAFSQAETTIFSRIGDVIAHAITAIERRDALVSDAVVELEFRITEMAEKLVELSATESCTIEFEQLVSGDDTLLAYGSAQGVSEETFRKTVEETDGIDAVRFLSVRRNEFEFELVSPVAVSLFETIATHGGRVESATIEDGEFRFVVELPRGRDTRQLIELVQEHRPDATYLAQRTTERSVSDDSSSHSVLEEELTEKQRAALETAYFAGYFDWPRESTGEEIAERLGISPATFNQHLRTAERKFFDSVLGE; the protein is encoded by the coding sequence ATGAGCGATCAGAACGTCCCCCACGGAACCAACGAGGAACCCGAAACGGACGGACACGCCGACGTCGACGCCGAAACCCTCGAGATTCTCCTGATCGAAGACAATCCCGGCGACGCGAGACTGATCGAAGAGATGCTCGAGGGGACCGAGGAACTCGCTCAGCGTATCGATCCGACCGAGGAGACCAAACGAACGCCCGAGATCACCCACGAGACCCGACTCGAGGACAGCCTCGAGACCGTCGAGAGCACCCCCGTTGACGTAGTGTTGCTCGACCTGAACCTGCCCGATAGCACAGGGATCGAGACGCTCGAGGCGACTGGCGAGGCGATCGACGAGGCGACTGACGCGACGCCGATCGTCGTACTGACCGGCGTCCGAGAGCAGGAAGTCGGCGTCAAGGCGCTCCAGCAGGGTGCACAGGATTTTCTGGTCAAAGACGAAGTGACAAGCGAGTTGCTGGTCCGGACGATCTATCACGCGATCGAGCGTGCTCGCCAGGACCGAAAACGTCGCCGCCAGCGGGCGCAACTCGAGTCGATCAACTGGCTCAATCGGATCGTCCACGACATCACGCACGCGGTCATCACGACGGAGACGCGGGCCGAACTCGAGCAACGGGTGTGCGATCGCCTCGTCGAACCAGACGCCTACCGATTCGCCTGGATCGGCGGTATCAGTCCTGGAAGCCACACCGTCGTCCCCAAGGCCGCTGCCGGCATCGAACGGGGGTATCTCGAGAACGTCGAGATCAGCATGGACGAGAACGAGTCGACCGGGCACGGGCCGGGTGGAGCCGCAATTCGGACTGGAGAGGTTCAGGTGACAAACGACATCGAAACGGACGCGCGTTTCGAACCCTGGCGCGAGGAGGCGCGAAAACGAGGATATCGGTCGATTGCAGCGATTCCGATCGTCCACGAAGATCTCGTCTACGGCGTTCTCGGCATCTACGCGTCGTCACAGGGTGCGTTTTCGCAGGCGGAAACGACGATATTCTCCCGGATCGGTGATGTCATCGCACACGCGATCACGGCCATCGAACGCCGCGACGCGCTGGTCAGTGACGCCGTCGTCGAACTCGAGTTCCGGATAACCGAGATGGCAGAGAAACTCGTCGAACTGTCGGCAACAGAGTCGTGTACGATCGAGTTCGAGCAACTCGTTTCGGGTGACGACACCCTGTTGGCCTACGGCTCGGCACAGGGCGTCTCCGAGGAGACGTTCCGGAAGACGGTCGAGGAGACAGACGGGATCGACGCCGTCCGGTTTCTCTCGGTCAGACGCAACGAGTTCGAGTTCGAACTCGTCTCCCCGGTCGCAGTTTCCCTGTTCGAGACGATCGCAACCCACGGCGGCCGCGTCGAGTCGGCCACGATCGAGGACGGTGAGTTCCGATTCGTCGTCGAACTGCCTCGTGGTCGGGACACCCGGCAGTTGATCGAACTCGTCCAAGAGCACCGACCTGACGCCACGTACCTCGCACAGCGAACGACCGAACGGAGCGTCTCGGACGACTCGAGTTCACACTCCGTGCTCGAGGAAGAACTCACCGAGAAACAGCGGGCAGCACTCGAGACGGCCTACTTCGCGGGCTACTTCGACTGGCCACGCGAGAGTACTGGCGAAGAGATCGCCGAACGGCTCGGGATCTCACCAGCGACGTTCAACCAGCACCTCCGGACAGCGGAACGGAAATTCTTCGATTCGGTTCTTGGGGAATGA
- a CDS encoding HdeD family acid-resistance protein, with protein sequence MTPVHAVTTGAETPSYTLERGWKTLTIAGGVVGLLGLLAIAFPFVTGLSVTIAIGAILVVAGIVHGTHAFTARGWNGRLWQVALAVISVLAGVTLLVNPVLGLTSLTLLAIAYLLVDAVVELWITTRMADQPGRASIAASGLLSLVLATLIWVGLPASSVWAVGLLVGVSLFVTGLSMVIVAISSRSVAEANQSVTEPRQA encoded by the coding sequence ATGACACCAGTACACGCTGTTACGACCGGTGCTGAAACGCCAAGCTACACTCTCGAGCGTGGCTGGAAGACGCTCACGATCGCTGGCGGCGTCGTCGGCCTGCTCGGCCTGCTTGCGATTGCGTTCCCGTTTGTCACCGGACTTTCGGTGACGATCGCGATCGGAGCGATACTTGTCGTTGCCGGGATCGTCCACGGGACACACGCGTTCACGGCTCGTGGCTGGAACGGCCGTCTCTGGCAGGTCGCACTCGCCGTCATCTCGGTACTCGCCGGGGTGACCTTGCTCGTAAACCCCGTACTCGGCCTCACGAGTCTGACACTGCTTGCGATCGCGTACCTGTTGGTCGACGCCGTCGTGGAACTGTGGATAACCACACGGATGGCCGATCAGCCCGGACGGGCGTCTATCGCTGCGAGCGGCCTTCTCTCGCTGGTTCTGGCTACCCTCATCTGGGTTGGTTTGCCGGCCAGTTCGGTGTGGGCAGTCGGTCTGCTCGTCGGCGTCAGCCTCTTCGTGACCGGCCTCTCGATGGTGATCGTCGCCATCAGCAGCCGCTCGGTCGCCGAAGCAAACCAGTCCGTGACGGAACCTCGACAGGCCTGA
- the arcS gene encoding archaeosine synthase subunit alpha, whose protein sequence is MTDYFEVHERDGAARVGELRLDDARTTPALVDDLLEDAGSLWSSDRDVPEGDESKLTVLPHRAFPGGTAEEIQASFAVDHPDVDYPSVAVVSSEHVEEQGTDAYAVSDVQSITNHGAAFVEAVVNVRESIPADTALLFSGVATPRNVALLAYAGVDAVDATAAVVKGTEGRYLTTDEAYFLEDLEELPCSCSACQQPREEFTHEDCAEHNRAALEAELGIVRRRIRDGRLRDYLEGQARHDQWLTAAMRQLDSQWGYLEERTPILRDAQLSAATKDALRRVEIQRFADRVTTRYRNRFANPLVLVPCSATKPYSESQSYRQFHDVIQWRGHVVSMTSPIGVVPQELETTYPAQHYDTVVTGRWSEDEKEFVVESLRRYLERNADTYPYVVAHVPDEGYRDIVERVEDSWDGDLDITYTIPEGGHPTDDDALSNLGEALSGELKYSKREREHNTVRAIADYLLGDGAGDELFEAIQTTSRYPKIQVRNREDTQLATMVPQYGTLSFTLEGARRWVDSDAPVKRVEIDGFVPHGSVLAPGVVDADGEIRVGDEVVVEGPNAFAVGRAEMFGREMAESTRGVACEVRHVEEK, encoded by the coding sequence ATGACCGACTACTTCGAAGTACACGAGCGCGACGGGGCCGCTCGCGTCGGGGAGTTGCGACTCGACGACGCCCGGACGACGCCCGCGCTCGTCGACGATCTCCTCGAGGACGCAGGATCGCTCTGGTCGAGCGACCGCGACGTTCCCGAGGGCGACGAGTCGAAACTCACCGTTCTCCCGCATCGCGCGTTCCCCGGCGGCACCGCCGAGGAAATCCAGGCGTCGTTCGCGGTCGATCATCCCGATGTCGACTACCCGAGCGTCGCCGTCGTCTCGAGCGAACACGTCGAAGAACAGGGTACGGACGCCTACGCCGTCTCGGACGTCCAGTCGATTACGAACCACGGCGCGGCGTTCGTCGAGGCGGTCGTGAACGTTCGCGAGTCGATCCCGGCCGACACCGCCTTGCTGTTTTCGGGCGTCGCGACGCCGCGAAACGTCGCCTTGCTTGCCTACGCAGGCGTCGACGCAGTCGACGCCACTGCCGCCGTCGTGAAAGGCACGGAAGGGCGATATCTGACGACGGACGAAGCGTACTTCCTCGAGGATCTCGAAGAACTCCCTTGTTCCTGTTCAGCCTGTCAGCAACCCCGGGAGGAGTTCACCCACGAAGACTGCGCCGAACACAACCGCGCGGCACTCGAGGCCGAACTCGGCATCGTTCGCCGTCGCATTCGTGACGGTCGCCTCCGTGACTATCTCGAGGGGCAAGCCCGCCACGACCAGTGGCTCACTGCGGCGATGCGCCAACTGGATTCGCAGTGGGGGTATCTCGAGGAGCGAACGCCGATTCTTCGGGACGCCCAGCTGTCGGCGGCGACCAAGGACGCACTGCGTCGCGTCGAGATCCAGCGGTTCGCCGATCGCGTCACGACGCGGTACCGCAACCGGTTTGCGAACCCGCTCGTGCTCGTCCCGTGCTCGGCGACCAAACCCTACAGCGAGTCCCAGAGCTACCGCCAGTTCCACGACGTTATCCAGTGGCGCGGCCACGTCGTCTCGATGACCAGCCCGATCGGCGTCGTGCCCCAGGAACTCGAGACCACGTATCCTGCCCAACACTACGATACTGTCGTTACCGGTCGCTGGTCCGAAGACGAGAAAGAGTTCGTCGTCGAGAGCCTGCGACGCTACCTCGAGCGCAACGCCGACACCTACCCCTACGTCGTCGCACACGTCCCAGACGAGGGCTATCGCGACATCGTCGAACGGGTCGAAGACTCGTGGGACGGCGACCTCGATATCACGTACACGATTCCCGAGGGTGGCCACCCGACCGACGACGACGCGCTCTCGAATCTCGGCGAGGCGCTGTCGGGCGAACTCAAGTATTCGAAGCGCGAACGCGAGCACAACACCGTCCGCGCCATCGCCGACTACCTGCTCGGCGACGGCGCGGGAGACGAACTCTTCGAGGCGATCCAGACGACGAGTCGCTACCCGAAGATCCAGGTTCGGAACCGCGAGGACACCCAGCTCGCGACGATGGTGCCCCAGTATGGCACGCTCTCCTTTACCCTCGAGGGGGCCCGCCGCTGGGTCGACAGCGATGCGCCGGTCAAACGCGTCGAAATCGACGGCTTCGTTCCCCACGGCAGCGTCCTCGCGCCGGGCGTCGTCGACGCCGACGGGGAGATTCGAGTCGGCGACGAGGTCGTCGTCGAAGGACCGAACGCTTTCGCCGTCGGTCGCGCCGAGATGTTCGGCCGCGAGATGGCCGAGAGCACGCGCGGCGTCGCCTGCGAAGTCCGTCACGTCGAGGAGAAGTAG
- a CDS encoding FxLYD domain-containing protein, producing the protein MQRPGTHSRRVFLLASGSTVTSTLAGCTGTSDDRSSVPVPPNDADPLEYVSVEDHQLTVRWVSTSCGDGVGESEEDTIKQVRVTGTITNPTGRPLEYVSVEATVYDATGTRLGTYSDETNGLAADATREFDVLVLEDAGEVREHDLELVDASW; encoded by the coding sequence ATGCAGCGGCCGGGGACCCACTCACGACGAGTGTTCCTGCTCGCCAGTGGGTCGACAGTAACGTCCACGCTAGCCGGCTGTACCGGGACCAGCGACGACCGCTCCAGCGTCCCGGTACCGCCGAACGACGCCGATCCGCTCGAGTACGTCTCCGTCGAGGACCACCAGCTCACCGTTAGATGGGTCTCTACCAGCTGCGGCGACGGTGTCGGTGAGTCGGAAGAAGACACCATCAAGCAAGTGCGCGTGACAGGAACCATCACGAACCCGACCGGACGACCGCTCGAATACGTCTCGGTCGAAGCGACCGTCTACGACGCAACTGGGACGCGACTCGGGACCTATAGCGACGAGACGAACGGACTCGCGGCCGACGCCACCCGGGAGTTCGACGTACTGGTACTCGAGGACGCCGGCGAAGTAAGAGAACACGACCTCGAACTCGTCGACGCGTCCTGGTAG
- a CDS encoding TRAM domain-containing protein produces MIGGDMLGGDMLATASLVLAVIVVVLVLILTVLVASWFVGWFRGGSGERSESYDRHREAQAREPPVEIGDVHEAGVIDFSDHHSGDRQAVCKIEGFVVFVEDLPGDLEVGDVVQFRVLSFNRGHTSATGQFLERV; encoded by the coding sequence ATGATCGGTGGTGATATGCTCGGCGGTGACATGCTCGCTACAGCGTCGCTCGTCCTCGCGGTCATCGTGGTCGTTCTCGTTCTCATCCTGACCGTTCTCGTCGCTTCGTGGTTCGTGGGATGGTTCCGCGGCGGGTCGGGAGAACGTAGCGAATCCTACGACCGCCACCGCGAGGCACAGGCGCGCGAGCCACCAGTCGAGATTGGTGACGTTCACGAGGCAGGCGTCATCGACTTCTCCGACCATCACTCCGGTGACCGCCAGGCTGTCTGCAAGATCGAGGGGTTTGTCGTCTTCGTCGAAGACCTCCCTGGCGACCTCGAGGTCGGCGATGTCGTCCAGTTCAGAGTCCTCTCGTTCAACCGCGGCCATACGTCGGCAACTGGGCAGTTCCTCGAGCGCGTGTAG